ACGTCAGTGCTGAAATGTATTAGCGCGAAGGTGAAGAAAATCAACGTTTATCGTACAAGCACCACAGATTATTAGGAAGCAAGATTGTGTAAGATATTGGTCCGGAAATTTCTCCTTTGGCGCAGGTGAAAACGAAATTCCTTTTGCTTGTTTGACTTTTTATCTTCGTAAACTTTTGTGTTTCTGAATTTGttcttctgttttattttagtttgtcGTTAATCTTTTATCATAACTCTTCATTGTTTGTCTTTGTAACGTATAGataaattgttttcaatttttttcagaAAGATTAGTttgaaactaataaaatatatacaaactatcattaaaaaagattaatattttatatgatctCAAATTATCATAGATGaatacttcaaaaaaaaatttaccgGAATTTAGTgtcaatttcttaatttaaggATGAATTGAGTCTGTTGTAAATCTGTTTTTGATCGTTGACCAGCTTTTGCACTTTTAAATGTCTTTCTTTTGTCCGATGAGTTTAATTGTAAGGAATGTATTACATGCATGTAACATTaaatgcttttcttcttttcttcttcatgtgACATCCTAATGGGTGTTGCTTTTAACTTTTGGcgttaatatttttaaccttttacCCACTCCATCAATAACCTAATAGTGGTCTCCCCATATGAATTCATACAATGGCAACCACATAAggtcttcttcctcttttatcatgtttcattgttttatcttgtttcaTTGTTTGTTCTACTGTGAGAGTGTTGTAGTTTGTGCTGTGAGTGTGGGATGGTGTGGTTATGTTtcgcggtggtggtggtgtcaGAGATTGGTGGTGGTGCTTGAAGGTGTAGTGGGGAAAGTCGTGAAAGAACAATAGCTTCTTCGCCAGGTAcgtaagaaaccctaaaaagttAAAATCTTCACCAGGTACAAGAGGTTCTTTCGCGGGTTCTGATTAGGCGAGAAACAATCAAACAAACGGCGACACGACGATAGCGACACAACAGTCCAACACAGATTCAAAGcacataacaaaaaataaagctACTAAAACAGTGAGCGGAGAACTAACTTGGACAATTTGGAGACCACAACAAAGAAACTAGATCCACGCTCCTCCACACCAGAGATCAACGACAATGGAAGCTTTGAAATCCAAAaggaaaatgagaaagaaacaaatgaaggaaaaagaaatggaGGAGGGAAAGTGAAACGGAAAACAAAGATCCGTGAGATTGGAGGTGTAGGGAAAGTGAAAGGGAAATGGGAAGAGAGATCCGTGAGATTGGGTGCAGCAGCAAAGAGTAAAGTAGGAGAACCGggatttcaaataaattaaaatatggtaaAAGTAACAAATTTTAACCTAAGGATAGAATtggaattaaagaaaatgagagaggTATAGGAAGCATgatgtggtggtggagggaggaATGTCCTATCCTAATTGTTAGATGGGCTTATCTCTTCTTGGAGAGTTTATCTTTTGAATTTGTCTATAGAGTAATATGGTAAAAAGAACATAGTCCCTTCAGATTTGATAATGCATGACTCATGGAACTGTTGAAGAAAACATCCTTAACATTTTATCCAAGACATTTTAGTGTGTTTTTGTTAGGGATTTTTGAGTTCAAGAATTcaaattataagattaatacAGCAATAACACTCAAATTAAACATTCAACCATTACATAGATAGATTTACGGGATTACAAGTATAAAAACATTCAACAGCGTCCAAGGGAAGAGTTCCCTTCACACAGGTTAGCACTTCTAAAACAACAATCTAAAAACCCACCCCTGTAGAAGGAACTGTAATCATACTAAACGAAATCACTCCCTCTAACCTCTTCTAACTACCCATAAACCGTCCAACCCTTAACAACTATTTTATAACttctaatttttaactttttcctaACATACACTTTAAAAGACTTATCAATACTCCCAGGATTCCGAACAACCTTATCCTGAAGGTGGAAATCTGGATATTGATCACGAATGGTTCCTTCATCTTCCCATGTAACACCTTCAGGTCCTCATGTTTGCCACTGAATAAGGAGTTGAGGAACCGAGATACCATGATACTGCTGCACCCTATGATCCAAGACTTTAAAGGGAAAACAACTGAGATCTAGTATGTGAAGTTCAGTTGGAAGATTCTGTTCGACTGGATGAGTGCCAATAGCTAACTTAAGTTGGATTAAAATATTGTGGTGTAACTTCTTCATAGATTGCGGACTGTTTCTAGCTTTAGTAATGGTTGTTTTGGTTAGAACAAATATCCATAATTGGAATTATAGAATTGTAGGCTACTTGGAgccttttttgttgttgtttgataaCCCAAGAAGTGGTTACAGGCAGTATGTTGGGTTACTAGATAGAGGAATCCAAGAGCACAACTGCAAAACACCTAAACTCACTGAAAAGATCCTGTATTATTGATTTCAGGCACCAAGAATGCCTCCAAGGCACAATGTTCCTTTCACACATGATGCCAATGATCCTGTCAACAATTCACTAAAACATCCAAAAACCTCCCCTACCTACAAAGACCCCCCACTATATAAAGGAAACCTCACTCAACCTAATAACCCAACTAACAACCAATTTTTAATGTTTCCTCCTATCATACACATTATATCACATCATCACACAATGCTACAAAACAACCTTCTCCGCAAGGTTGGAACAGTGAAGCTTGATCTGATGGCTCATCTTCATCAACGTTTAGTCATATGAAGGGAACCCACTGGCTACTGGCCGCCAATTCAGGTTTGAGGCTTGGGTGGTGGTCGATATAACCCTTTATGTTCCATTAATGATAAGAACTACTTCAAACCAAAAGACCTGGAAAACTAATGACTTCTTGGACGACTAAATTGTTTTTAGCATATGTTCGCgacaactctctttttctcatttctactTCTAGATATTCAAGAATTACTTGGCTATCCCCACAAAGCACAAGTGTCATAGTGCGCTCTAAAACTGTTTCTTTCCTACCATCTTTACTTTCCTCCACTGTGAGTAATTCCAGATGGCTAGTTAAAAACAACTCTGCGAGAAAACCAAAAATTCCTCTGTGGCCATCGATAAAAGTAAGATCTACAAGTGTTATAACATCAGAAAATTCAGGATATGGATTTGTAACTGATATAGTGGATGCACCCCTGGACACTAGGGCCTCAACTGGGTTGCTCCCTGACCCCACTATTTTAACCCCAAGCCTTAACAATTCTACTCCCTCCACATCTAGTTTACTACTCTGTGCAGATttatcttccttcttctcttcatcattaGCCAAGTACTCTCCTTCTTCAGAGAATTTCTTGTCTTTCCTACTATTTTGCAGACTATCTTTCTCAGCATCCAATTCCGTTTTTCCCTCCTTCTTTCCTTTCATGACAAATTTCTCACTTCTTTTGAGCCCTTTCCACGATTTATGAATTCCTTCATcatgtctttcttttcttggatgatttctcttatttcttgcacattgtcttttttttttttttttttttttttttttttttttttctgtcatgaCTCTTCCTTGTTTATTGGCCCCTTTCTCCAAAGTATTTACTCTTTTTTCCATCACCTCCTCATAGTGCAACATTTCAAGGGTTGGTTAGGAAGTTGATTAGGTCCTTGGTTCTTGAGGCTTTTAGCGTTGGTGTAGGTTGTAACTTTTTCCTAGCTGttctggaattttttttttatgcagggGTTGTCTAAGCATGCTAGCTGGTGGCATCTTGTTGCaccatttttctctctctttggcTTGTTGTTTTCGATACTCACAATTTAGTTTTTGGCCAATTGGTGCTTGAGTCATGGTTTATGCTCATGGTGTGTGTTTAACTTACTGGaacatctttatttttttaggataaGGAAGGGTGCATGTTGCAGTGTTATGTTGTGGTTGCGGTTTTGGCCGTGACTTTAAAGGCTAATTTTTGGTTCCTTTTGTGATGTTATGTTGTATAATGAATGCTATGTGTTGGTATatttttcctactttctttttTGTGGTAAATTGTGTTGCATCATATGTGATTATTCTTGctactatttatttttcattgattggTTCCCACACTGCTCACTAGAATTTGTAAAGTCGGGGTTGTATATTTCGTCTATGAGAGGTGGTAAAAAGGTAGTTCTTTTTATGTATGAAAGGCGTAGAAGAGATGAGGTTTGAGTGTTGCCCATTTTTTTTCAAGGCGGTAGAAAGGGAATGATGTTTTGCCCATATATTTCTGGCTCGTGTTGAGTATAGTGCCCATTGTAAGCAACAAcgaagtttttactcgtaaaTCCTTGAGGGACAAGGGAGATAGGTCCAAAGCTGCGGTGGGAGATAACTCGAACCGTCCTATTTTTGTGAACATGTTTTGTACGGTAGGGTATAGGAGATGACATATGGTTTGGAATTGTATGGTTAGGGCATGGTTTATAATTGAGATGGCCTTGTTTGGTGTGACATGTTGATAgcattgaattaattatttgagtttaatgttttgtattcttatatttaatggTAATTCTATTAGCTCACCattattattgttgtgttgtgcaatgatcgtataactcgttTTGTTATATTGAAACAAATGATCCCACAAATGTACTTGTTGATGAGTAAAGCGACGAGATGTGCATGAGCTATGGAGATTTTACAACTTATGTTTTAAACCGTTTTAATTGAttgtaatgtaattttttagacttttatatgatgtttttaaaacatggttatattatttatatcgTTTTGGTCTAAGTTACAtgacaaataaaatcaaagtttttaatAACTCAAATTTTCTAAAGAGGTATTAGATTTTAAGATTTCGTAGATGAAGAAGGTTTTATGCTTCACCTGTGGCATCCTGAAATGGATGTTATATCTCTCATGCTTCTTGTGAATATGCAGCTTTTGTTATCTTCATAAAGCATGATTCATCCTCAACTTTGTATAATAGGTACAAAGTTGATTTGTCCTTTACTCGTGTTTTTCTTAATGCAACAATCTGGATAATTGCCTGTTCTTCATCTTCTGTTGGTCTTGGTACCCATTCTCAACCACATCTGAACCCATCTTGGGATACAATAAGAGTCTTCATCTGTAGACTCTAATCATCATAATTGGTTTTCTCCATCAATTGGTAGAGACATATGCATATCGTTTACAAGATTAGTCATCTCACCCTCTCTTCCTTGAGCACTCAAGcacgttttctctctttttccaCTATGGCACTCTCTCTCTTACTCGGGCACTCAGAGCACAAAAGTTTTAAtaccaatttataaaatatacaacacacacacacacatacacacctATGTGAGTAAATGATTTTGAATAATTCATTGTGTATTTCTTTTAGCTATACAAGTCCTTAAATAGTCCTGCCAGAAATGTGtacaaagaataataatattattacctGAGTATAATAACtaaacacaaaatatataataactgaTATTGACCAAGCTTAacgaaataaaaacaaaaaccagaAACTCTACAACAGAAAACACGAACTTGACAAAgcaaaatcaaaaaataaaactcaaacgaaattataaataaaccccaaatttaagtttattccaaCATTTTATTTGGACCCTAAGGTGAATGCAAAATGTTCTTATCGGGATCTAAAATATGGACCTTTGAACATGTGGAAAGATCTTAGTAGTGGCTTGAATCCTCTTGATGGCTAGAATTAATCCCTTGTTTAGAAGGAAATGATCTACGTGCAAAAGATTCTTCCACGCTCAAGTTAGTTAGAGAACTTTAGGATCTATATAAGTGTATAAGTAGGTAAGagaaaattatatgtatttcctcatgtaataacaaatatatttataaaatttctggATCCTGTGagatttgttataaaaaatgatagtaTCAAAAGAATATCAAATAATACTAACAAATATAACAACTACATATatgacaattaataaaaaaataacaataatgtaATACCTTATCATctatactaaatattttataaatatatggtattaaaaaatatcgttatataatcaaattaatgaGATTTTGTGACATGtactattaatatataaatatctacacaaataaaaatattttaaaatatcttctaaTCACTTAAGTCAATAAAATTGAATGTACATTAGACCATATCATTTAACATGTTGAACTATACCATTCTTATTAGAATTGGATCACCTCCCGTACTATAACAACAATACTCCTCTATAATAACAAGTTTCAGTGTAGATTGTACTCCGAGGTGAACATAGTTTGGAGTACAAAAGGActcaaacaatatataaatttcgTTTAACTTATGTTTTATTGggttatcaaatatattttattatgtgtgTACCAAGTTTTCGATAACTTATGTCAGAGATAATAAAGTTGAGTGGttagattttatttggttttgtaATTGTATGAGATGGCATTTGatcataaaataataaccattttataatattagataGATACAAACTTGAAATAGCAATAATCTATCAAAATTCTAATAGTGAACCAAAAGTGAGAAATTTCCAATGTAGAGAGATCAACAAGGATGCTACATGTGAGgaactactactactactactcaTTATCATCCAGTTCTAGCATTAGGGTATCCATAGATGGTCGAAGATGTGGAGACTCGTGAGTGCAAAGCACAGCAACTCTTCTCAGCTTGGTGGCCTCTGATTCTGAGAACATCCCTTCAAGATTCTCATCAACTATATCTTTCAAAATGCCACTTTGGCAATTCAACTGGGTGATGTCACGTTTTCCGGTGAGAAGCTGGAAAACAATCACTCCAAAGGCATACACATCACTCTTTTCTGTCAAACGACCAGTTTTGGTGTACTCTGGAGGCAGATATCCCATGGCAGCGCTAGCTTTGAGGGCGGAAAAAACAACATCATCTTCAAGGAGCTTGTGCAATCCGGAATCTGCAAGTAAAGCCTTGTACCCAGCATCCAGAAGTACGTTTTCAGCTGATATATTTTGGTGAACGATCCCATGTTTGCTTCCTTTTTTCCTATGCAGATAATCGATACCTGGATAAAGATAGaatcatttaattttagtttacaGAGGAACTTACACGTTAGAAGTGAACTTTTCTAAGATTTATTTGAAGAGACAGAAGAAAAACTGACCTTTGGCAATACCACGAATGATGAACACTCTGATCGACCAATCAAGTACCCTACCACTGTTTCTCTTAACATCAAGATACTGCAACAAACTCCCATTAGAGAGAGAGTCATAGATCAGAAAACATTCTCCGCGGCCTTTTGAACAGCAAAACCCTCTCAAACGAACTAGATTTTCATGCCTTAACGAGGTCAATATCTTCAAACCTGTCAAGAACTCTCCTTCATCTGATTTGCAGCTTGTTTTGGCGATACACTTTATAGTCACAGCAGAACCATCTCTCAAAACCCCCCGGTACACAGCTGAAGAATCACTCTTCCTCAATAAATTTACCTCTGAGAAGATTTGAGTTGCGCGTTCTACTTCTTCAAGATTAAACATAAAGCTCTCAAGAAATTCCTGGGAATACCCACATCGACCTTTCTCTAATGGGTCCCAACCGTCAGAATACTCCAAACTGATAAGAGGAAACGCACTTTTCTTACACACTTGCTTAAGCCGGTTATCAGAACTTCCAATTTTCTGAATCTGACTACGTCGCCAGAATAGCAAAATCATTCCTGCAACGGTTGAAGCAAAAACGAGTCCAATGACGGTAAAAACCAGACCAATTTTTGAAGATTTCGATGTCCTTTTACAATGACCACCGCCGCAGCTTTCA
The window above is part of the Vigna radiata var. radiata cultivar VC1973A unplaced genomic scaffold, Vradiata_ver6 scaffold_301, whole genome shotgun sequence genome. Proteins encoded here:
- the LOC106754984 gene encoding LRR receptor-like serine/threonine-protein kinase GSO1; its protein translation is MFMILLKLLLFLTWISSPSLSTSMTQLDTLLAIRDSLDPENRVLLSWTPHSDPCSSASFEGVACNDQGLVTNISLQGKGLYGRVPEALAALKSLTGLFLHFNALTGILPKEISTLTELSDLYLNVNNLSGDIPREIGNMSNLQVLQLCYNKFSGSIPTDLGRLRKLGVLALQYNQLNSAIPASLGEVGTLERLDLSFNNLFGPIPVTLANAPNLQTLNIRNNSLSGRVPTALRRLKGGFQYMNNPGLCGTGFADLDSCKGVSTSEPVRPEPYEPGDISTKDLPASIEPQRESCGGGHCKRTSKSSKIGLVFTVIGLVFASTVAGMILLFWRRSQIQKIGSSDNRLKQVCKKSAFPLISLEYSDGWDPLEKGRCGYSQEFLESFMFNLEEVERATQIFSEVNLLRKSDSSAVYRGVLRDGSAVTIKCIAKTSCKSDEGEFLTGLKILTSLRHENLVRLRGFCCSKGRGECFLIYDSLSNGSLLQYLDVKRNSGRVLDWSIRVFIIRGIAKGIDYLHRKKGSKHGIVHQNISAENVLLDAGYKALLADSGLHKLLEDDVVFSALKASAAMGYLPPEYTKTGRLTEKSDVYAFGVIVFQLLTGKRDITQLNCQSGILKDIVDENLEGMFSESEATKLRRVAVLCTHESPHLRPSMDTLMLELDDNE